The Glycine soja cultivar W05 chromosome 8, ASM419377v2, whole genome shotgun sequence genome has a window encoding:
- the LOC114424101 gene encoding uncharacterized protein LOC114424101, with translation MYTKKKQHNTKQNKTFPDPEPHLPPLMKRESKFERKHVHNATELKLLLATLLLLCSVATLLQFIPLRFTNISPSNLHLCISSVSQQPPPPFTSHSTLSPSSSSNTPLSTPSSTQLLPNGTIKRAFIPYGSAAYNFITMGAYRGGTNTFAIVGLSSKPLHVYGKPTYECEWIPFSSPKPIITMGYKIIPDIWGYDHVYTAVVVNCTFNHTIINGDNNGGKLVLYASTSGAGDTNFNLTDRIEVLQEAPNTLDVSLFVSEPKYDYFYCGSPLYGDLSPQRVREWITYHVWLFGPRSHFVIYDAGGVHEEVLEVLKPWMELGFVTLQDIRDQERFDGYLHNQFMVVNDCLHRYKFMAKWMFFFDVDEYIYVPPNNTIKTVVDSLSKYDQFIFNMMPMNNKICLYEDYGKTCRDIVEEDFTVPVDTSALNASQEKELKKNKQKNLKALFTLQQAVTDPIFPRIMGAKTAKEAWNTLQEEFQGSVKVRAVKLQSLRRDFELLKMKESEIVKDYYSKVKEIVNQMRAFGKYILDKKIVEKILIIMPQKFDPIVTTIEETNDLSTLSETKLVGSLEAYEQRLFGHFNTHALKLLHEKNMMRYLPSIKENNEGCEGCLLGKQHRFPFSTSGAWRAKDLLELIHTDVCGPMRTPSHENNRYFILFIDDFSRMTWVYFLKEKSEVFGVFKKFKALVENQSGKRIKVLRSDHDKEYISREFERFCEDEGIERQLTVAYSPQQNEVSERKNRTVMEMAR, from the exons ATGTatacaaaaaagaaacaacacaacacaaaacagAACAAAACTTTCCCTGATCCAGAACCCCATCTTCCCCCTCTCATGAAAAGAGAGAGCAAGTTTGAGAGAAAGCATGTACATAACGCTACAGAATTGAAGCTTCTTCTCGCAACTCTACTCCTCCTTTGCAGTGTTGCAACTCTCCTTCAGTTCATCCCTTTACGTTTCACCAATATCTCACCCTCTAATCTCCACTTGTGCATCTCAAGTGTATCCCAACAACCCCCACCACCCTTTACATCACATTCTACACTCTCACCATCTTCCTCATCCAATACACCACTTTCTACACCCTCTTCAACCCAACTCCTTCCCAATGGCACCATCAAGCGTGCCTTCATCCCTTACGGCTCTGCGGCCTACAACTTCATTACCATGGGAGCATACCGAGGAGGAACCAATACCTTCGCCATCGTTGGTCTTTCTTCTAAGCCTCTCCATGTCTATGGAAAACCCACCTACGAGTGTGAGtggatccctttctcttctccaAAACCCATCATTACAATGGGCTACAAGATAATCCCCGACATTTGGGGCTATGATCATGTCTACACTGCTGTGGTTGTCAACTGTACCTTCAACCACACCATCATCAATG GTGACAACAACGGTGGCAAGTTGGTGCTCTATGCCTCCACCTCAGGAGCTGGTGACACCAACTTCAATCTCACTGATAGGATAGAGGTTCTCCAAGAAGCACCAAATACTTTAGATGTTTCACTCTTTGTATCAGAGCCTAAGTATGACTATTTCTATTGTGGCTCTCCTCTGTATGGGGACTTGAGCCCTCAAAGGGTAAGGGAGTGGATCACTTACCATGTGTGGTTGTTTGGCCCAAGGTCACATTTTGTGATTTATGATGCTGGTGGGGTGCATGAGGAGGTGCTAGAGGTGCTGAAGCCATGGATGGAACTAGGGTTTGTGACCTTGCAAGATATTAGGGACCAAGAAAGGTTTGATGGGTATCTTCATAACCAGTTCATGGTGGTGAATGATTGTCTGCATAGATACAAGTTCATGGCCAAGTGGATGTTCTTTTTTGATGTTGATGAGTACATTTATGTGCCACCTAACAATACCATCAAGACTGTGGTTGACTCGCTTTCGAAATACGACCAGTTCATCTTtaatatgatgcctatgaacaACAAGATTTGCCTCTATGAGGATTATGGCAAAACTTGCAG GGACATAGTAGAAGAAGACTTCACCGTTCCCGTGGATACTTCAGCTCTTAATGCATCTcaagaaaaagagttgaagaaaaataaacagaaaaatttAAAGGCGTTGTTTACCTTGCAACAAGCGGTGACTGATCCAATTTTCCCAAGAATTATGGGAGCTAAGACTGCCAAAGAAGCGTGGAACACATTGCAGGAGGAGTTTCAAGGAAGTGTTAAGGTACGTGCTGTTAAACTTCAATCTCTAAGAAGAGATTTTGAActattgaagatgaaggagtcTGAGATAGTTAAAGATTACTATTCTAAAGTTAAAGAAATAGTTAATCAAATGAGAGCTTTTGGGAAATATATTCTTGACAAGAAAATTGTAgagaaaattctaattattATGCCCCAAAAGTTTGACCCAATCGTGACAACGATTGAGGAAACCAATGATCTGTCCACTCTATCAGAGACAAAACTTGTGGGCTCTCTTGAAGCATATGAGCAAAGACT ATTTGGCCACTTCAACACACATGCCTTGAAGTTGTTACATGAGAAGAACATGATGAGATATCTTCCAAGCATAAAGGAGAACAATGAAGGGTGTGAAGGATGTCTCCTTGGTAAGCAACACCGATTTCCTTTCTCAACAAGCGGAGCATGGAGAGCGAAAGATCTATTGGAGTTGATACATACAGACGTCTGTGGACCAATGAGGACGCCATCACATGAGAACAACAGGTACTTCATACTCTTCATTGATGACTTCTCTAGAATGACAtgggtatattttttaaaagaaaaatcagaagTCTTTGGAGTATTCAAAAAGTTCAAGGCCCTTGTTGAAAATCAAAGTGGAAAACGAATAAAAGTACTAAGAAGTGATCACGACAAAGAGTACATCTCTCGTGAGTTTGAAAGATTTTGTGAGGATGAAGGCATTGAGCGACAACTTACAGTCGCATattctcctcaacaaaatgaagTGTCCGAGAGAAAGAATCGCACAGTTATGGAAATGGCTAGATGA